The Hevea brasiliensis isolate MT/VB/25A 57/8 chromosome 1, ASM3005281v1, whole genome shotgun sequence genome has a window encoding:
- the LOC131183239 gene encoding uncharacterized protein LOC131183239, translating to MAVREGYLCPQGSRSGSDQHNSGCRYHGGAANHELHNCDEFRQEVRRMLSLKTLRCQRKSRIEGEVNITRFGREASTPNPRIVFSAPNTPTPPTPPITIIRGPPQLSVTNTHAVPWNYNLQEFTQGASSSTSTPTLNHTHTQPITPPKPCFAPHEHFKMTCIRPSNNATPQPDPKPITTSNSLPQDQEVDFITRSGRCYGNDEAETKKERVKMGEPQENMEEGAVRVKKGEPSEKKEEEELLLQIIKQSEYDVIEQLRKTLTRFSLLSLILSSASNFITFSEDEVDPTGLKHTKALHVTVKCKGYIVAKVLIDNRSALNVLPNATLAKLPVDPSAICQSAIVVRAFDGIKREVLGDIDLPLQIRACTFNVTFQVMDIELTYTMLLERPWIHSSNAVPSTLYQRIKYIMSSKIITLRGEEAMLVTEPQSVPYVETTERSLESSFQALELQRTTPKDEGAVAIVVKVMLKSGYEKGKGLATALQEIIKPVPAIQKIGHFSLGYEEDALVDGRF from the exons ATGGCGGTAAGAGAGGGATACCTATGCCCTCAGGGATCCAGGTCAGGAAGTGATCAGCATAATTCAGGATGCCGCTACCACGGAGGAGCTGCCAATCATGAGTTACACAACTGTGACGAATTTAGGCAGGAGGTTCGGAGGATGTTATCACTCAAAACTTTGAGATGTCAGCGAAAGTCGAGGATAGAGGGTGAAGTGAACATAACCAGGTTCGGCCGAGAGGCCTCTACCCCCAATCCAAGAATAGTTTTTTCTGCTCCCAACACACCAACACCACCAACACCACCAATAACGATTATCCGAGGTCCACCTCAACTCTCAGTCACTAATACCCATGCGgtaccttggaactacaaccTCCAAGAATTTACTCAGGGTGCATCCAGCAGCACTTCAACTCCTACCCTCAACCATACCCACACTCAACCCATTACCCCTCCTAAGCCAtgcttcgctcctcacgagcattttaaGATGACCTGTATAAGACCCTCCAACAATGCTACTCCCCAACCAGACCCAAAACCTATCACAACCAGTAACTCACTCCCACAAGATCAGGAAGTGGACTTTATAACCaggagtgggagatgttacggaaaTGATGAGGCAGAAACGAAGAAGGAgagagtaaaaatgggagagccacaagaAAATATGGAGGAAGGGGCTGTGAGGGTTAAGAAAGGGGAACCTAGTGAAaagaaagaagaggaggaactgttGCTACAGATCATAAAACAAAGCGAATATGACGTCATTGAGCAGTTAAGAAAGACACTCACTCGATTTTCCTTACTGTCCTTGATTTTAAGCTCG GCGTCCAATTTTATCACTTTTTCGGAAGATGAAGTAGACCCGACTGGCTTGAAGCATACCAAAGCTTTGCACGTGACAGTCAAGTGTAAGGGGTACATAGTTGCTAAAGTCCTGATTGATAATAGATCTGCCCTCAATGTCTTGCCTAATGCCACATTAGCAAAATTACCTGTTGATCCATCAGCCATATGCCAAAGTGCCATagtagtaagagcctttgacggtataaAGAGAGAGGTACTAGGGGACATCGATTTGCCGCTTCAGATCAGGGCATGCACTTTTAACGTCACGTTTCAAGTAATGGATATTGAGTTGACATACACCATGTTGTTAGAGAGACCCTGGATCCATTCGTCAAATGCGGTACCTTCAACTTTGTATCAAAGGATCAAATACATCATGAGCAGCAAAATCATCACATTaagaggggaggaagccatgctagtcACTGAGCCTCAATCGGTTCCTTATGTAGAAACAACCGAAAgatccttggaaagttctttccaagcgTTGGAGTTACAAAGAACTACTCCGAAGGACGAAGGGGCTGTCGCAATAGTTGTAAAGGTGATGTTGAAGAGTGGCTATGAAAAAGGCAAGGGATTGGCCACTGCGTTACAGGAGATTATCAAACCtgtaccggctatccagaagattGGTCACTTCAgcttgggatatgaggaagatgctttAGTGGATGGAAGATTCTAG